The Paenibacillus uliginis N3/975 genome has a window encoding:
- a CDS encoding DgaE family pyridoxal phosphate-dependent ammonia lyase, whose amino-acid sequence MGNSLNAKYGLKRVINASGRMSILGVSAPTNTVMEAMKQGGQSYVEIADLVDKAGDYIARILGSEAAVVVNSASSGIALSVAAIVTRGNRRLSERLHQEDINKSEIIILKGHNVQYGAPVETMVYLGGGKLVEVGYANEGRAEHIEDAITDKTAAVLYVKSHHAVQKNMISVEEAWEVAQRKGVPLIVDAAAEEDIQKYVKYADLAIYSGSKAIEGPTSGIVGGKRTYIEWLKVQLHGIGRSMKVGKESTFGLLQALDEYIVKKDNSEQEKDELQKLIPLNEVPGVRVSIVQDEAGRAIYRARVQIDPGQTGTTAKEVAEGLQNGEIAIYTRDYGVRQGYFDIDPRSLMGDDIVVIQTKIRELAGGK is encoded by the coding sequence ATGGGGAATTCATTGAATGCGAAGTACGGTCTTAAACGAGTCATTAATGCCAGTGGACGCATGAGTATACTGGGGGTGTCTGCTCCGACGAATACCGTGATGGAGGCGATGAAGCAGGGCGGACAAAGCTATGTAGAAATCGCAGATTTAGTTGATAAAGCAGGCGACTACATAGCACGTATTCTCGGTTCAGAGGCAGCTGTCGTTGTAAACTCGGCTTCCAGTGGTATCGCGCTCTCTGTAGCTGCTATCGTTACACGTGGAAACCGCCGCCTAAGCGAACGTCTTCACCAGGAGGATATTAATAAAAGCGAGATTATCATTCTTAAAGGACATAACGTGCAGTATGGAGCTCCCGTTGAAACAATGGTTTATTTGGGCGGTGGAAAGTTAGTCGAAGTCGGTTATGCCAATGAAGGCCGGGCAGAACATATCGAAGACGCCATAACGGACAAAACTGCGGCTGTTCTTTATGTGAAATCGCACCACGCTGTCCAAAAAAACATGATCTCTGTAGAAGAGGCGTGGGAAGTTGCACAGCGTAAAGGCGTTCCACTGATTGTTGATGCGGCAGCAGAGGAGGATATCCAAAAATACGTGAAATACGCCGATCTTGCGATTTACAGCGGGTCTAAAGCCATCGAAGGTCCAACATCAGGAATTGTTGGCGGGAAGCGGACTTATATTGAATGGTTAAAGGTACAGCTTCACGGAATCGGACGCAGCATGAAGGTCGGCAAGGAGTCAACGTTTGGGCTGCTGCAGGCACTTGATGAATATATCGTCAAAAAAGATAACAGTGAGCAGGAAAAAGATGAGCTTCAGAAGCTGATCCCATTAAATGAAGTTCCAGGTGTGCGAGTATCGATTGTGCAGGACGAAGCCGGCCGAGCTATCTATCGCGCAAGGGTTCAGATTGATCCGGGTCAGACAGGAACAACAGCGAAGGAAGTCGCGGAGGGACTCCAAAATGGAGAGATCGCGATCTACACGCGGGATTACGGTGTAAGGCAAGGTTATTTCGATATCGACCCACGTTCGCTTATGGGCGATGATATTGTTGTTATACAAACCAAAATACGTGAATTAGCAGGGGGAAAGTAA
- a CDS encoding GNAT family N-acetyltransferase, with protein MESVLSAPALLVRTFEKKDLESVTSLLRELNYPTTLNVMRERMETMACNPLHCNMIAELDGKVVGMMMLRQVKSFVRTEPVTQITSLIVTSSCRSQGIGKRLVRGAETWGKQQGSDLLFLTSGNREGLAPAHAFFEHIGFEKAGYQFVKQL; from the coding sequence ATGGAAAGCGTCTTATCTGCGCCTGCACTGCTGGTTCGAACGTTTGAGAAGAAAGATTTGGAATCTGTCACGTCTCTGTTGCGTGAATTAAATTATCCGACTACGCTGAATGTTATGCGTGAACGGATGGAGACGATGGCATGCAACCCGCTGCACTGTAACATGATTGCAGAGCTTGATGGCAAGGTAGTTGGTATGATGATGCTTCGTCAAGTCAAATCTTTCGTAAGGACCGAACCGGTCACTCAAATCACTTCGTTGATTGTAACCTCAAGCTGCCGCAGCCAAGGAATCGGCAAACGATTGGTACGCGGAGCAGAGACATGGGGAAAACAGCAAGGAAGCGACCTCTTGTTTCTCACAAGCGGCAACCGGGAAGGCTTAGCCCCGGCACATGCATTTTTTGAACATATCGGATTTGAAAAAGCGGGTTATCAGTTCGTTAAACAGCTGTAG
- a CDS encoding ABC transporter ATP-binding protein, with the protein MNVLRQLQVFFWEKRSYLFLSILCLAMATALGLVYPHLLQRLIDDAIKPKNFSLVPQLALTVVGVVTLKAFLQFLHGFFGGRLGNFLAYKMRNACYEKLQFLSFRYYDTARTGDLMSRLTGDLEAIRQFIGFGFAQILNVVLMVAFGSAMMLSISWKLTLITLVCMPFLVVTALKFESKIHPAFQEMRLALSSLTTSVQENITGVRTVKSFAREPHEVEKFSGRNERYKSNQIFAATLWARFFPLMELFANISVVILLLAGGIMVINEELTLGQLVAFFSLIWYIIGPMWSIGFHINNYTQSKASGERVLELLNQPIDVEDRKDAVTLDPSQVKGHVVFDSVTFAYGNKMAAVKNINLNAPPGSVIGLLGGTGSGKSTIIQLLMHAYNVNSGSITLDGVNIKDIKIRSLRSQVATVFQETFLFSSSIRNNIAYGMKDVSMDDIIRAAKLAKAHDFIMEMEHGYDTIVGERGMGLSGGQKQRIAIARALLKDPKILILDDATSAVDMETEHEIQSGFQEVMNGRTTFIIAHRISSLRHADEILVLDEGRVVQRGKHDELIMEEGPYQDVYKIQYADLIARRAASGNVEGQVQA; encoded by the coding sequence ATGAATGTTCTCAGGCAACTGCAGGTCTTCTTCTGGGAGAAACGAAGCTATCTCTTTCTTTCCATACTGTGTTTGGCGATGGCGACCGCACTTGGCCTCGTGTACCCGCACCTGCTGCAGCGGCTGATTGATGATGCAATCAAGCCGAAAAATTTCAGTCTCGTACCACAGCTAGCCCTAACGGTCGTAGGGGTAGTAACACTCAAAGCTTTCTTACAGTTTTTACATGGATTTTTCGGAGGACGACTCGGTAACTTTTTGGCTTATAAAATGCGGAATGCCTGCTACGAAAAGCTTCAGTTCCTGTCTTTCCGTTATTATGACACCGCTCGTACCGGAGATCTAATGTCCCGTTTAACGGGTGACCTCGAAGCGATCCGGCAATTTATCGGCTTCGGTTTTGCCCAGATTTTGAACGTTGTGCTGATGGTCGCCTTCGGTTCGGCGATGATGCTCTCCATCAGCTGGAAGCTGACTCTGATTACACTAGTATGTATGCCGTTTCTCGTAGTAACAGCGCTAAAGTTCGAATCCAAAATCCATCCGGCTTTCCAGGAAATGCGGCTCGCGTTGAGCTCGCTAACAACGTCGGTTCAGGAGAATATTACAGGCGTGCGTACCGTCAAATCGTTCGCCCGCGAACCGCATGAAGTAGAGAAATTTTCCGGACGAAACGAGCGGTACAAATCCAATCAGATTTTTGCTGCGACTCTATGGGCACGCTTCTTCCCGTTGATGGAGTTGTTCGCCAACATCAGCGTTGTTATCCTGCTGCTGGCAGGCGGGATTATGGTTATTAATGAAGAGCTCACATTAGGTCAACTGGTCGCTTTTTTCAGCTTGATCTGGTACATTATCGGACCGATGTGGAGCATCGGATTCCATATCAACAACTACACGCAATCGAAGGCATCCGGTGAGCGCGTATTGGAACTGCTGAACCAACCGATTGATGTCGAAGATCGGAAAGATGCCGTCACATTAGACCCGTCCCAAGTGAAGGGGCATGTCGTTTTTGATAGCGTAACATTTGCTTACGGCAACAAGATGGCTGCTGTTAAAAACATTAATTTGAACGCGCCACCGGGCTCGGTTATCGGTCTGTTGGGCGGTACAGGTTCCGGTAAATCGACGATCATACAGCTGCTGATGCATGCTTATAATGTGAATTCCGGCAGTATCACGCTGGATGGTGTCAATATTAAGGATATTAAAATCCGTAGCCTGCGCAGCCAGGTTGCCACGGTGTTCCAGGAGACGTTCCTGTTCTCCTCAAGTATCCGCAACAACATTGCATACGGTATGAAGGATGTGTCTATGGATGACATTATCCGAGCTGCAAAACTGGCCAAAGCCCATGATTTCATTATGGAAATGGAGCATGGCTACGATACGATCGTCGGTGAACGCGGCATGGGGCTCTCCGGCGGACAAAAGCAACGGATCGCCATCGCGCGAGCGCTGCTGAAAGACCCGAAAATACTAATCTTGGACGATGCGACCAGTGCGGTCGACATGGAAACCGAGCACGAAATCCAGTCCGGTTTCCAGGAGGTTATGAACGGGCGTACGACGTTTATTATCGCTCACCGGATTTCGTCTCTAAGGCATGCGGATGAAATTCTAGTTCTCGATGAAGGCCGTGTTGTGCAGCGCGGTAAACATGATGAATTGATCATGGAAGAGGGTCCTTATCAGGATGTTTACAAAATTCAATACGCTGACCTGATTGCCCGCCGTGCTGCTTCGGGCAACGTGGAAGGGCAGGTGCAGGCATGA
- a CDS encoding amidohydrolase/deacetylase family metallohydrolase, translating to MNEKFVLRHVKRVSGEEIDIEIENGKIAGITSAGEGCGAHVVDGCGAYVSSGWIDMHVHAFPEFDPYGDEMDEIGVKLGVTTIVDAGSCGADRISELAAHREQAKTRVYAFLNISRIGLVRIDELSNLEWLDRELVKQSVQAHSDFIVGLKARISRSVVGASGIEPLRIARELSYDTGMPLMVHIGSGPPDIREVISLLQRNDVITHYLNGKKNNLFDAEGRPLQEFSDAIGRGIHLDVGHGTASFSFKVAEAAKQHGIGLHTISTDIYRGNRLNGPVFSMGNVLSKFLYLGYSLEETIAAVTTHAAAWLGKPELGRIQVGDRANLTLFTLDNKTVELIDSEGELRVTNQVIEAKGVIVDGEFIECEVRS from the coding sequence GTGAATGAAAAATTCGTACTACGTCATGTAAAACGCGTGAGCGGAGAAGAGATTGATATTGAGATCGAGAATGGAAAAATTGCCGGAATCACTTCTGCCGGAGAGGGTTGCGGAGCGCATGTTGTGGATGGTTGCGGTGCCTATGTGTCCAGCGGTTGGATTGATATGCACGTTCATGCTTTTCCTGAATTTGATCCTTACGGCGATGAGATGGATGAGATTGGAGTTAAGCTGGGTGTCACGACGATTGTGGATGCCGGAAGCTGTGGTGCCGATCGAATTTCCGAATTGGCTGCACACAGAGAACAGGCAAAGACCCGAGTATATGCATTTTTAAACATTTCGCGCATCGGATTGGTCAGAATCGATGAATTATCGAATCTCGAATGGCTTGATCGGGAATTAGTCAAACAGTCAGTCCAAGCTCACAGTGATTTCATTGTAGGGTTAAAAGCGCGGATCAGCAGAAGTGTGGTTGGTGCAAGCGGGATAGAGCCGCTCCGTATAGCTAGGGAACTTTCCTACGATACAGGGATGCCGTTAATGGTTCACATCGGATCAGGACCTCCGGATATACGGGAGGTAATTTCTCTCTTACAGCGAAATGATGTAATTACACATTACCTTAATGGAAAGAAGAATAATCTGTTCGATGCTGAAGGCAGACCCCTTCAGGAATTCAGCGATGCAATTGGCAGAGGGATTCACCTTGATGTTGGTCACGGTACAGCCAGCTTTTCCTTTAAAGTGGCTGAAGCAGCTAAACAGCACGGTATTGGATTGCATACGATCAGCACGGACATTTACAGGGGAAATCGACTGAATGGTCCAGTGTTTAGTATGGGAAATGTTCTTTCCAAATTTTTGTACTTGGGGTACTCCCTTGAAGAAACCATTGCTGCTGTCACTACACACGCAGCCGCTTGGCTGGGTAAACCGGAGCTTGGGCGAATTCAGGTAGGTGACCGTGCAAATTTGACACTGTTTACGCTGGACAATAAAACAGTCGAGCTCATCGATTCCGAAGGGGAACTCAGAGTTACGAATCAAGTCATTGAAGCAAAGGGAGTGATTGTCGATGGGGAATTCATTGAATGCGAAGTACGGTCTTAA
- a CDS encoding ABC transporter ATP-binding protein, producing MERKPKQKAPQGGKAKGVTGERFVYQDDDAIEKQFNWKQLTRLISYMKPYAKQMVPLIIVLMIIGTVTKLTVPYLTGTAIDKAIAPESGSPNLNLLYKITIAVLVLYIIQYITGIFRIKYTNIIGQRVIYDLRTDLFQHIQRLSFNFFDKRPAGSVLVRVTNDVNSLQDLFTNGVVNLLIDCVQLVGIVIILLAINWKLGLAVIVTVPVMFFISTTLRVRIRRAWQDVRTKNSRINSHLNESIQGIRVTQAYTQEEENMKFFDQMNMDSKKSWDKASAMNQAFGPLIEITGGVGTLILFWLGASLIQSGELTIGLLIAFSNYVGNFWEPINRLGMMYNQLLVAMASSERIFEFIDEKPSIDDAPGAQKLPKIKGDIKLQNVVFEYEKGRQALKGINLDVKAGQSIALVGHTGSGKSTIINLLSRFYDITDGDITIDGHDIRKVTVESLRNQIGVVLQDTFIFSGTIRDNIRFGRLDATDEEIESVAKAVDAHDFIVNMPGGYDTEVEERGNMLSMGQRQLLSFARALLADPRILILDEATASIDTETELKIQDALKVLLKDRTSFIVAHRLSTIRHADHIVVLDHGRVIEEGNHSQLMEIQGTYYGLIEAQYKFL from the coding sequence ATGGAGAGAAAACCGAAACAGAAGGCTCCACAGGGTGGAAAAGCAAAGGGAGTAACAGGCGAGCGGTTTGTGTATCAGGATGACGATGCGATTGAAAAGCAATTTAACTGGAAACAGCTGACACGGCTCATATCCTATATGAAGCCGTATGCCAAACAAATGGTGCCGCTGATCATCGTGCTTATGATCATCGGTACCGTAACGAAGCTGACCGTACCTTATTTAACGGGTACGGCGATCGACAAGGCCATTGCGCCGGAGTCCGGCAGCCCGAACCTCAATCTGCTGTATAAGATTACGATTGCTGTCCTGGTGCTCTATATCATCCAGTACATCACGGGTATTTTCCGGATAAAATACACAAACATTATTGGCCAGCGGGTTATTTATGACCTGCGGACAGACCTGTTCCAACACATTCAGCGCTTGTCATTTAACTTTTTTGACAAACGTCCGGCAGGCTCCGTTCTGGTACGGGTAACCAATGACGTCAATTCCCTGCAGGACCTGTTCACGAACGGTGTGGTTAACCTGCTAATTGACTGCGTTCAGCTCGTCGGGATCGTCATTATCCTGCTTGCGATCAACTGGAAGCTGGGTCTTGCCGTTATCGTGACGGTACCGGTCATGTTCTTCATCTCCACGACACTACGGGTCCGAATCCGCCGGGCGTGGCAGGATGTCCGCACGAAAAACTCGCGGATCAACTCCCACTTGAACGAGTCGATCCAAGGAATTCGAGTAACCCAAGCTTACACACAGGAAGAAGAAAACATGAAATTCTTCGACCAAATGAACATGGACAGCAAAAAATCGTGGGATAAAGCGTCCGCGATGAACCAAGCCTTCGGTCCGTTGATTGAAATTACGGGCGGTGTTGGTACGTTGATCTTGTTCTGGCTGGGGGCAAGTTTGATTCAGAGCGGGGAGCTGACGATAGGTCTACTTATTGCGTTCTCCAACTACGTCGGAAACTTCTGGGAGCCGATCAACCGTCTGGGGATGATGTATAACCAGCTTCTGGTGGCGATGGCTTCCTCAGAACGAATTTTTGAGTTTATTGACGAGAAGCCTAGCATTGATGACGCACCGGGTGCGCAAAAGCTGCCGAAAATTAAAGGTGACATCAAACTGCAAAACGTTGTATTTGAATACGAAAAGGGCCGTCAGGCGCTAAAAGGGATCAATCTGGACGTTAAAGCCGGACAGTCTATTGCGTTGGTCGGTCATACTGGCTCCGGTAAGAGTACTATAATCAACTTGCTCAGCCGATTCTATGATATAACCGATGGCGATATTACGATCGATGGCCATGATATTCGCAAGGTGACGGTAGAAAGTCTGCGAAACCAGATTGGCGTAGTCCTTCAGGATACGTTCATCTTCTCGGGAACGATTCGGGATAATATTCGTTTTGGGCGGCTGGATGCAACGGACGAAGAAATTGAATCGGTAGCCAAAGCCGTAGATGCCCACGATTTTATCGTGAATATGCCGGGTGGATACGATACTGAAGTTGAAGAGCGTGGTAATATGTTGTCCATGGGGCAACGACAGCTGCTCTCATTCGCCAGAGCACTTCTTGCAGATCCCCGGATTCTCATTCTGGACGAAGCGACCGCATCCATCGATACGGAGACGGAACTTAAAATCCAGGATGCGCTGAAGGTGCTTTTGAAAGACCGAACATCCTTTATTGTCGCACACCGCCTGTCCACGATTCGTCATGCCGACCATATCGTTGTTTTGGACCACGGGCGCGTAATTGAAGAAGGAAATCATAGCCAACTTATGGAAATACAAGGAACTTATTACGGGCTGATTGAAGCCCAATACAAGTTTTTGTAA